GACGGGGAGCCGGGAGATCTCGTCCTTCACCGCTGCCGTCATCGCCATGGGCCGATCCTTCCATGCATCCGAAAAATACGGTCGTACGCGGCGGCCAACAGCTCCGGGTCGTGCCTCGGGGTCCCGTCGGGCCGGGCCACCGGCGCCAGCTCGACCGCGGCCCCGAAGCGCTTGGCGGCGTCGGTCAGGGAGTCACGGTCAGGCACGGCGGCCTCGTCGGCCAGCACCACGTCCAGGGCGAGTTTAGGGGCGTGTCGTCCCAAAACCTCCAAATGACGCTGCGGGGAGAAGCCCTCTGTTTCTCCGGGCTGTGGGGCGAGGTTCAGGGAGAGCACCCGGCGGGCCTTGGTCTGCGTGAGCGCGTCCAGCAGCTCGGGCACCAGCAGATGCGGGATGACCGAGGAGAACCAGGAGCCGGGGCCGAGCACCACCCAGTCCGCGTCCAGGACGGCCTGGACCGCCTCGGGCACGGCGGGCGGGTCGTGCGGCACGACGTGCACGGACTGCACCTCGCCCGGGGTGAGGGCGACGGTGGCCTGGCCGCGGACCGTGTCCACCTCGTCCGGGCGCGCCGGGTCGTGCCCCTTCACCAGGGCCTGGAGCTCCAGCGGGACGGCGGACATGGGCAGCACGCGCCCCTGCGCGCCGAGCAGCCGCCCGACCAGGTCGAGGGCCTGGACGTGGTCGCCGAGCTGCTCCCACAGGGCCACGATCAGCAGGTTGCCGACCGCGTGCTCGTGCAGGTCGCCCTTGGACTGGAAGCGGTGCTGGATGACACGCGCCCAGGTCTGGCCCCAGTCGTCGTCGCCGCACAGCGCGGCCAGGGCCTTGCGCAGGTCGCCGGGCGGCAGCACACCCAGTTCGTCGCGCAGCCGGCCGCTGGATCCGCCGTCGTCGGCCACGGTGACGACGGCGGTGAGGTCGCCGGTGATCCGGCGCAGCGCGGCGAGCGAGGCGGACAGGCCCATGCCGCCGCCGAGGGCGACGACCTTGGGCTGGGTGCCCCGGCGGCGGGGTCTGCCGCCCCGGGCCTCGGCCGGCCGGCCGCTCCTTCCGTCGGTGCTGCCCTCGGGCACCACCCGGCGCAGCCGGCTCAGCCGCGGAGTACGTCGTGTCATTCGCGTCCCATGTCCCGGTGTACGACCACCGTCTCCACACCCTCGGCGGCGAGCCGGGCGGCGAGCTTCTCCGACATGGCGACCGAGCGGTGCTTGCCGCCCGTGCAGCCCACGGCGATGGTCACGTAGCGCTTGCCCTCACGGCGGTAGCCGGTGGCGATGAGCTGGAGGAGCTCCGTGTACCGGTCGAGGAACTCCTTGGCGCCGGGCTGGTTGAAGACGTACCCGGAGACCTCGTCGTTCAGGCCGGTGAACGGGCGCAGCTCCGGGACCCAGTGCGGGTTCGGCAGGAAGCGGCAGTCGACGACCAGGTCGGCGTCGACCGGCAGCCCGTACTTGTAGCCGAAGGACATGACCGTGGCCCGCAGCTCCGGCTCCTCCTCGCCGGCGAACTGGGCGTCCATCTTGGCGCGCAGCTCGTGGACGTTGAGGCTGGAGGTGTCGATCACCAGGTCGGCGTCGCCGCGCAGCTCGCGCAGCAGCTCGCGCTCGGCGGCGATGCCGTCGACGATCCGCCCGTCGCCCTGGAGGGGGTGCGGGCGGCGCACCGACTCGAAGCGGCGCACCAGGGCCTCGTCGGAGGACTCCAGGAAGACGATCCTCCGGGTGACGTTCTTCGCCTCCAGGTCGGCCAAGGACTCGCGGAGGTTGTCGAAGAAGCGGCGGCCGCGGACGTCGACGACGACGGCGATCCGGGCCACGTTGCCCTGGGAGCGGGCGCCGAGCTCCACCATGGTGGGGATCAGCGCGGGCGGCAGGTTGTCGACGACGAACCAGCCGAGGTCCTCCAGACACTTCGCGGCCGTCGAGCGGCCGGCCCCGGACATGCCGGAGATGATCACCAACTCGGGGATGGCCGCGTCCGGGACCCCGGCCTTGTCGTTGGGCGTGCCCGTACTCACCTGTGCTCCGTCTCCGGCTTGCTCTTCGTGCCCGTCGTGCTCGTTCACATTCATGTCTCCTGCCCCCGTCGTTCGTCCGGGGCGCCCGTCCGTACGGGCTCCCCACTGGAACCCATGGTGCCGGGTTCCTCTTCCATGATCTCTCCAGTGGCCGTGTTGACGGCGGGTGCGGCCGGGGCCGCCTGGGCGAGGGCCACCGCGATGGTCTCGGCGGTCTTGCGGCCTATGCCGGGTACCTCGCAGATCTGGTCGATGGTGGCGGATCGCAGTCTCTTCAACGAACCGAAGTGTTTCAGGAGTGCCTGCTTGCGCGTGTCCCCGAGCCCCGGGACGTCGTCCAGGGGGCTGGAGCGGAAGCGCTTGGACCGCTTGGTGCGCTGGTAGGTGATCGCGAAGCGGTGGGCCTCGTCACGGACCCGCTGGAGCAGGTACAGGCCCTCGCTGGTGCGGGGCAGGACCACCGGGTCGTCGTCGCCGGGCAGCCAGACCTCCTCCAGGCGCTTGGCGAGGCCGCACACGGCGATGTCGTCGATCCCGAGCTCGTCCAGCGCCCGCCGGACGGCCGCCACCTGCGGGGCGCCGCCGTCGACGACCACGAGCTGCGGCGGGTAGGCGAACTTCTTGGGGCGGCCGTCGTCCTCGGTGAGGCTC
This region of Streptomyces caelestis genomic DNA includes:
- a CDS encoding gluconeogenesis factor YvcK family protein codes for the protein MTRRTPRLSRLRRVVPEGSTDGRSGRPAEARGGRPRRRGTQPKVVALGGGMGLSASLAALRRITGDLTAVVTVADDGGSSGRLRDELGVLPPGDLRKALAALCGDDDWGQTWARVIQHRFQSKGDLHEHAVGNLLIVALWEQLGDHVQALDLVGRLLGAQGRVLPMSAVPLELQALVKGHDPARPDEVDTVRGQATVALTPGEVQSVHVVPHDPPAVPEAVQAVLDADWVVLGPGSWFSSVIPHLLVPELLDALTQTKARRVLSLNLAPQPGETEGFSPQRHLEVLGRHAPKLALDVVLADEAAVPDRDSLTDAAKRFGAAVELAPVARPDGTPRHDPELLAAAYDRIFRMHGRIGPWR
- the rapZ gene encoding RNase adapter RapZ translates to MNVNEHDGHEEQAGDGAQVSTGTPNDKAGVPDAAIPELVIISGMSGAGRSTAAKCLEDLGWFVVDNLPPALIPTMVELGARSQGNVARIAVVVDVRGRRFFDNLRESLADLEAKNVTRRIVFLESSDEALVRRFESVRRPHPLQGDGRIVDGIAAERELLRELRGDADLVIDTSSLNVHELRAKMDAQFAGEEEPELRATVMSFGYKYGLPVDADLVVDCRFLPNPHWVPELRPFTGLNDEVSGYVFNQPGAKEFLDRYTELLQLIATGYRREGKRYVTIAVGCTGGKHRSVAMSEKLAARLAAEGVETVVVHRDMGRE